The following are encoded together in the Paludisphaera mucosa genome:
- a CDS encoding serine/threonine-protein kinase encodes MAIDPALIDSLFRAAVEREELDDRLALLDRRIAADPELRAELMDAQLDDGDTLNRADESGPTTDADSDAPWAGGPPASTEAYVSGQPPCGESVAAAAMVDVVIAGRYQIRRAIGEGGMGSVFLADQLTPVRREVALKLVKSGMDSRAVLTRFEAERQALALMDHPNIAKVLDAGATEQGRPFFVMELVRGVPLTEYCHAHRLDLLSRLALLREICSAVQHAHQKGVIHRDLKPSNILVESHDGRAVPKVIDFGLAKAFGGLELTEHSLFSAFGGVAGTPQYMAPEQATFNAVDVDTRADVYALGVILYELLTGGTPIPRATLKQTPLDEILRMIREDEPPAPSSRIRASGASPSLVANRRVEPARLRRLVRGDLDWIVIKALAKDRRRRYDSAAGLADDVERFLKHEPVVAGPPTAAYRLRKFVRRHRGRVVAGTLVLAALAAGLVATSLALHEARLQRGLAETRGKEVAKRLAQKDKANEILLAIFQDLDPDGGDGKSPSLAARLAQRLDVATAALEGEATDDPLGVAGLQMALGGTQRNLGYFEKAIDLFEKAHATYLARLGAGHYDTLNSVASLAVCHDRAGRPGRAIELYEEVLASSKLALGPNHPCTLWASASLAICYDRAGRADRITRLEEDTRSVAGAVLDPNLPETLSSMASLAIRHFHAGRLDQAIRLAEETWARMKSKLGPDHPDTLRVMGNLALSYGKVGQWQRAVDLRLEILTLTKAKFGPDHLSTMKSMRELAIYHSQAGDRHRAIQLHEETCALMRSRLGPDHPETMESMQSLANSYSAAKQWSRAITILEETLALRKSNLGPDHPESLNTMRTLALSYDYAGQSDQALRHYELTLDLRREKLGPHHLATLESLADLATARKLVGQFDRLEPIWDALIEGRREAFGQDHPETVAARLRRAKLDLSRGRLKKAEFAYGEILNDCRTKLGPDHAVTDDAESALASLHEKQGDFAEALPLRRSLVIRARSNHSLRVGLTGRLTRLGSCLNNLKAWPEAESIAREALSHCEQASPQAWTAYRARSMLGAALLGQRRWAEAEPLLRDGYQGMKASEISIPHEEKVYLDWALRRLIALAKATGDVEELAAWEAERKVLTSPKPKPPEALPESL; translated from the coding sequence ATGGCGATTGACCCGGCACTCATCGACTCCCTCTTCCGTGCGGCCGTTGAACGCGAGGAGCTTGACGATCGGCTTGCACTTCTCGATCGCCGGATCGCCGCCGATCCCGAGCTTCGGGCGGAGTTGATGGACGCACAGCTGGACGACGGCGACACGCTGAATCGAGCGGACGAGTCGGGCCCGACGACGGACGCCGATTCGGACGCCCCATGGGCCGGCGGCCCACCGGCGTCGACGGAGGCCTACGTTTCGGGCCAGCCCCCCTGCGGCGAAAGCGTCGCCGCCGCCGCCATGGTCGACGTCGTGATCGCCGGTCGTTACCAGATCCGCCGGGCTATCGGCGAAGGCGGCATGGGTTCGGTCTTCCTCGCCGATCAGCTCACGCCCGTCCGGCGCGAGGTCGCCCTGAAGCTCGTCAAGTCGGGGATGGATTCGCGGGCCGTCCTGACGCGGTTCGAGGCGGAGCGGCAGGCGCTGGCGCTCATGGACCATCCGAACATCGCCAAGGTCCTCGACGCCGGCGCCACCGAGCAGGGCCGCCCTTTCTTCGTCATGGAGCTGGTCCGAGGCGTCCCGCTCACCGAGTACTGTCATGCCCATCGCCTCGACCTGCTCTCTCGGCTCGCCCTGTTACGGGAGATCTGCTCGGCGGTCCAGCACGCCCACCAGAAGGGGGTGATCCACCGCGACCTCAAGCCGTCGAACATCCTGGTCGAATCCCACGACGGTCGGGCCGTGCCCAAGGTGATCGACTTCGGCCTGGCCAAGGCGTTCGGCGGCCTGGAGTTGACCGAGCACAGCCTCTTCAGCGCCTTCGGCGGCGTCGCCGGGACGCCCCAGTACATGGCGCCGGAGCAGGCGACGTTCAACGCCGTGGACGTCGACACGCGGGCCGACGTCTACGCCCTCGGCGTCATCCTCTACGAGTTGCTGACCGGCGGCACGCCGATCCCGCGAGCGACGCTCAAGCAGACCCCGCTCGACGAGATCCTGCGCATGATCCGCGAGGACGAGCCGCCCGCCCCGTCGAGCCGCATCAGGGCTTCCGGCGCCTCGCCGAGCCTCGTGGCGAATCGGCGAGTCGAGCCGGCGCGACTGAGGCGTCTCGTCCGGGGCGACCTGGACTGGATCGTGATCAAGGCGCTCGCCAAGGACCGACGCCGGCGGTACGACTCGGCCGCCGGCCTGGCCGACGACGTCGAGAGGTTCCTGAAGCACGAACCCGTCGTCGCCGGCCCTCCGACCGCGGCCTACCGCCTGCGGAAGTTCGTCCGCCGGCACCGGGGTCGGGTCGTCGCCGGGACCCTGGTGCTGGCCGCCCTGGCGGCGGGCCTCGTCGCCACCTCGCTGGCCTTGCACGAGGCCAGGCTTCAACGCGGGCTGGCCGAGACGCGCGGCAAGGAGGTTGCGAAGCGCCTGGCCCAGAAAGACAAGGCGAACGAGATCCTCCTGGCGATCTTCCAGGACCTGGACCCGGACGGCGGCGACGGCAAGTCGCCCTCGCTGGCGGCCCGGTTGGCGCAGCGACTGGATGTCGCGACGGCGGCCCTCGAAGGCGAGGCGACCGACGACCCGTTGGGTGTGGCGGGGCTTCAGATGGCCCTCGGAGGCACCCAACGCAACCTTGGCTACTTCGAGAAGGCGATCGACCTGTTCGAGAAGGCCCACGCCACCTATCTGGCCAGGCTCGGCGCCGGCCACTACGACACGCTCAACAGCGTGGCCAGCCTCGCCGTCTGCCACGATCGAGCCGGTCGTCCGGGGCGTGCGATCGAGCTCTACGAGGAAGTGTTGGCGTCGAGCAAGCTGGCGCTCGGCCCCAACCACCCTTGCACTCTGTGGGCTTCAGCCAGCCTGGCGATCTGCTATGACCGCGCGGGCCGTGCGGACCGAATCACCCGACTCGAGGAGGATACGCGGTCAGTGGCGGGTGCCGTACTCGACCCCAACCTCCCCGAAACGCTCAGCAGCATGGCCAGCCTCGCCATCCGCCACTTTCACGCCGGTCGACTCGACCAGGCCATTCGGCTGGCTGAGGAGACGTGGGCGCGGATGAAGTCGAAACTAGGCCCCGACCACCCAGATACGCTGAGGGTGATGGGAAATCTAGCCTTGAGCTATGGCAAGGTGGGGCAATGGCAACGCGCCGTCGACCTCCGCCTGGAGATCTTGACCCTGACGAAGGCGAAGTTCGGACCTGACCATCTCAGCACAATGAAGAGCATGCGAGAGCTCGCCATCTACCATAGCCAAGCGGGAGATCGGCATCGAGCGATTCAGCTTCATGAGGAGACATGCGCGTTGATGAGGTCGAGGTTGGGTCCCGACCACCCCGAAACGATGGAGAGCATGCAGAGCCTCGCTAACTCTTACTCCGCCGCGAAGCAGTGGAGTCGCGCCATCACGATCCTCGAGGAGACCTTGGCCTTGAGGAAATCGAATCTTGGCCCGGACCATCCCGAGTCTTTGAACACGATGCGCACCTTGGCCCTGAGTTACGACTATGCAGGCCAGTCGGATCAGGCCCTTCGACACTATGAGTTGACGCTAGACTTGAGAAGAGAGAAATTGGGCCCCCACCATCTCGCAACACTCGAGAGCCTGGCCGACCTGGCTACCGCCCGCAAGCTCGTCGGCCAGTTCGACCGGCTCGAGCCGATATGGGACGCCCTCATCGAAGGTCGCCGCGAAGCTTTCGGGCAAGATCACCCCGAGACGGTTGCTGCACGCCTGAGACGAGCCAAACTCGATCTGAGTCGCGGCCGGCTCAAAAAGGCCGAGTTCGCCTATGGTGAAATCTTGAACGATTGCCGCACCAAGCTCGGGCCCGACCACGCCGTCACCGATGATGCTGAATCAGCCTTGGCAAGTCTCCATGAAAAGCAGGGGGATTTTGCCGAGGCCTTGCCGCTACGACGGAGTCTCGTCATCCGGGCCCGATCCAACCATAGCCTACGCGTCGGCCTTACGGGTCGCCTTACGAGGCTAGGATCGTGCTTGAACAACTTGAAAGCGTGGCCTGAGGCCGAGTCGATCGCCCGTGAAGCCCTTTCGCATTGCGAGCAAGCCAGTCCGCAGGCCTGGACTGCGTACCGCGCGAGGTCGATGCTCGGTGCGGCTTTGCTCGGGCAGCGGAGATGGGCCGAGGCTGAGCCGCTGCTTCGAGACGGTTACCAGGGAATGAAGGCGAGTGAAATCTCGATCCCCCACGAGGAGAAGGTCTACCTCGACTGGGCGCTGCGTCGGCTCATCGCGTTAGCGAAGGCCACGGGCGACGTCGAAGAGCTCGCGGCCTGGGAGGCGGAGCGAAAAGTCCTCACTTCCCCAAAACCCAAACCGCCGGAGGCCCTACCCGAGAGCCTGTGA
- a CDS encoding tetratricopeptide repeat protein, which yields MAEKSPRRLKLEESLRDDPTDAFLRYGLAVQCLREGDVEEGRERLKALIADRPDDEVAAYQQLGQSYAETEEFAAAAATLRTGVAKALARGDQHAAAEMGGLLDSLD from the coding sequence ATGGCCGAGAAATCGCCGCGACGCCTCAAGCTGGAAGAGAGCCTTCGGGACGACCCCACGGACGCCTTCCTGCGCTATGGGCTGGCCGTCCAGTGCTTGCGCGAGGGGGACGTGGAGGAAGGGCGGGAGCGGCTGAAGGCCCTGATCGCCGACCGGCCCGACGACGAGGTCGCCGCGTATCAGCAGCTCGGGCAGTCGTACGCCGAGACGGAGGAGTTCGCGGCCGCGGCCGCGACGCTCCGCACGGGCGTGGCGAAGGCCCTGGCCCGGGGCGACCAGCACGCCGCCGCCGAGATGGGGGGGCTCCTTGACTCGCTCGATTGA
- a CDS encoding iron-containing alcohol dehydrogenase, whose amino-acid sequence MIGPILSSGGAPAIPPGTSEFAFPSPLRIGVGAARGLAAALASLSVARPLIVTDAGLVAAGVVDEVRGPLAGSVLFADLSPDPSDADVDGGADRYREAGCDGLVGLGGGAAIEAAKAIRWRLGLPPLVAIPTTAGAGAEVVPTARIRSARTHCKRDVGRGPLLPSLAICDPRLALTAPPGLTAATGLDALSHCLESYLATGFHPLCDGAAVEGMRYLFRGLETAVQNGADVEARSAMTVGSLLGGTASQKGLGVTHALAFAVEIDAPGQHAPLVAILLPHALRFNREAAEARMADLASRVGLGRAGDGPGHLITLVELLRANTPLPRRLRDVDGPARDRLAEYARLALLDPGLVVNPRPCTQALLEELLDRAW is encoded by the coding sequence GTGATCGGGCCCATCCTCTCGTCCGGGGGGGCGCCCGCGATCCCCCCCGGCACGAGCGAGTTCGCCTTCCCGAGCCCCCTCCGCATCGGGGTCGGCGCGGCCCGGGGCCTGGCGGCGGCCCTCGCGTCGCTGAGCGTCGCCCGGCCGCTGATCGTCACCGACGCGGGCCTGGTCGCCGCGGGCGTCGTCGACGAGGTGCGCGGGCCGCTCGCCGGCTCGGTCCTGTTCGCGGATCTGTCCCCCGACCCCAGCGACGCGGACGTCGACGGGGGGGCGGACCGGTATCGCGAGGCGGGCTGCGACGGCCTGGTCGGCCTCGGCGGCGGGGCCGCGATCGAGGCGGCCAAGGCGATCCGCTGGCGGCTCGGACTGCCGCCGCTGGTCGCGATCCCCACCACGGCCGGGGCCGGCGCCGAGGTCGTGCCGACCGCCCGGATCCGCTCGGCCCGGACGCATTGCAAGCGGGACGTCGGCCGGGGGCCGCTGCTCCCCTCGCTGGCGATCTGCGACCCCCGCCTGGCCCTGACCGCCCCGCCGGGCCTGACGGCGGCGACCGGCCTGGACGCGCTCTCGCATTGCCTGGAGAGCTACCTGGCGACGGGCTTCCATCCGCTCTGCGACGGCGCGGCGGTGGAGGGGATGCGCTACCTCTTCCGGGGCCTGGAGACGGCGGTGCAGAACGGCGCTGACGTCGAGGCCCGCTCGGCGATGACGGTGGGCTCGCTCCTGGGCGGGACGGCCTCGCAGAAGGGGCTGGGGGTGACGCACGCCCTGGCCTTCGCCGTCGAGATCGACGCGCCGGGGCAGCACGCGCCGCTCGTGGCGATCCTGCTGCCGCACGCGCTGCGGTTCAACCGCGAGGCCGCCGAGGCCCGCATGGCCGACCTGGCCTCGCGAGTGGGCCTGGGCCGAGCGGGCGACGGGCCCGGCCACCTGATCACGCTCGTCGAGCTGCTCCGCGCCAACACGCCGCTGCCGCGCCGGCTGCGGGACGTCGACGGACCGGCCCGCGACCGCCTCGCCGAATACGCCCGCCTGGCGCTGCTCGACCCCGGCCTCGTCGTGAACCCTCGGCCCTGCACGCAGGCCCTGCTGGAAGAGCTGCTCGACCGGGCGTGGTGA
- a CDS encoding dipeptidase has translation MRDASIHPILDAKHAIESYEARISDGGGRGERLYKRGLRHHQLRHDKRDKVAPLGDIYTEPARLGGLTAFGADVVKECNRLGIVVDLAHAAHETVLGALKASTQPVIVSHTSLDARPGKNPRMAKMMAPRLISKDHARVFADAGGVIGVWTKLSDSIEEYVGGLKAMADVVGVDHVGIGSDTDILSTRAGRSTNAARPGLAGGFFKAPVAEMLRQGFTPDEVGKIGGGNFRRVFDRVTTSHA, from the coding sequence ATTCGTGACGCCTCGATCCACCCCATCCTGGACGCAAAACATGCGATCGAATCCTACGAGGCGCGAATTTCCGACGGCGGCGGTCGGGGCGAACGTCTCTACAAGCGCGGGCTGCGGCACCATCAGTTGCGGCACGACAAGCGTGACAAGGTCGCGCCGCTCGGCGACATCTACACCGAGCCCGCCCGCCTGGGCGGCCTGACCGCCTTCGGCGCCGACGTCGTCAAGGAGTGCAACCGGCTGGGCATCGTCGTCGACCTGGCCCACGCCGCCCACGAGACGGTGCTGGGCGCGCTGAAGGCGTCCACGCAGCCGGTGATCGTCTCCCACACCAGCCTCGACGCGCGGCCGGGCAAGAACCCCCGGATGGCGAAGATGATGGCCCCGCGGCTGATCAGCAAGGACCACGCCCGCGTCTTCGCCGACGCCGGCGGCGTGATCGGCGTGTGGACGAAGCTGTCCGACTCGATCGAGGAGTACGTCGGCGGCCTCAAGGCGATGGCGGACGTCGTCGGCGTCGACCACGTCGGCATCGGCAGCGACACCGACATCCTGTCCACCCGGGCCGGCCGGTCCACCAACGCCGCCCGGCCCGGCCTGGCCGGCGGATTCTTCAAGGCCCCGGTCGCCGAGATGCTTCGCCAGGGTTTCACGCCCGACGAGGTCGGCAAGATCGGCGGCGGCAACTTCCGCCGGGTCTTCGACAGGGTGACGACCAGCCACGCCTGA